Proteins encoded together in one Magnetococcales bacterium window:
- a CDS encoding type II toxin-antitoxin system RatA family toxin — MSRHQVNATVPYTPQQMYDLVIDMDSYPQFLPWCVQARKYEVTDTRFMAEMTISFKGLRETFRTVDLLEPGRSIRISLHSGPFKHLENSWVFVPVPEGTRVEFSIDFKFKSKLLELTMGPVFSTVTQRMVTAFRQRADIVYGPQPSSTTQGGTPP, encoded by the coding sequence ATGTCTCGACATCAAGTCAACGCCACCGTTCCCTACACCCCGCAGCAAATGTACGATCTGGTCATTGACATGGACAGTTACCCGCAATTTTTGCCCTGGTGTGTCCAGGCCCGCAAGTATGAGGTGACCGATACCCGGTTCATGGCGGAAATGACCATTTCCTTCAAGGGACTGCGCGAAACATTCCGCACGGTGGATCTTCTGGAACCGGGTCGGAGCATACGCATTTCGCTCCATTCCGGGCCGTTCAAACATTTGGAAAATTCCTGGGTCTTCGTCCCGGTTCCCGAGGGAACCCGCGTGGAATTCAGTATCGATTTCAAATTCAAAAGCAAGCTTTTGGAACTCACCATGGGGCCTGTCTTCAGTACCGTGACCCAGCGCATGGTGACCGCATTTCGCCAACGGGCCGACATTGTGTACGGACCCCAACCCTCGTCAACAACGCAAGGAGGAACACCCCCATGA
- a CDS encoding type II toxin-antitoxin system RatA family toxin, translating to MPRIQLSDTVPFQAMQMYDLVLDVRRYPEFLPWCTKTRIFNEEEGQFVAELTISFRGMRECFQTVDRFVPGRKVEVKLRSGPFQHLENEWTFTPTPQGTRVDFFIDFKFKSRLMNVTLGPVFTQVSKQMLEAFRNRAFALYGQNLVSPP from the coding sequence ATGCCGCGCATCCAGTTGAGTGATACCGTTCCGTTCCAGGCCATGCAAATGTATGATTTGGTTCTGGACGTGCGCAGGTATCCCGAATTTCTCCCCTGGTGTACCAAGACCCGGATCTTCAACGAGGAAGAGGGACAGTTTGTGGCCGAGCTGACCATCAGCTTCCGGGGCATGCGGGAGTGTTTCCAGACTGTGGACCGGTTTGTGCCGGGACGCAAGGTGGAAGTCAAGCTCCGTTCCGGGCCTTTCCAGCATCTGGAAAACGAATGGACCTTCACCCCCACCCCCCAGGGAACGCGCGTCGATTTTTTCATCGATTTCAAATTCAAGAGCCGTCTCATGAACGTCACCCTGGGTCCCGTTTTCACCCAGGTTTCCAAACAAATGCTGGAGGCTTTCCGGAACCGGGCCTTTGCCCTGTACGGCCAGAACCTCGTTTCGCCACCCTAG
- the gap gene encoding type I glyceraldehyde-3-phosphate dehydrogenase, which produces MTVKIGINGFGRIGRCVFRAIDKDPAFKNIQVVAINDPAPRSSLVHLLKYDSIFRTMEGEVKETANGMSVNGREIRFTGETKPEALKWNEAGVDYVIEASGRMTTAEAAQPHVKAGAKRVIISAPAKGGVKTFVMGINEHEYDPRQHVVVSNASCTTNCLAPVVKVILEKFGVQKGLITTVHSYTGDQRLTDMPHSDPRRARAANLSMIPTSTGAAKAIGEVFPALKGKLDGMSLRVPTPNVSVVDATIITDKETNVKEVQDALRAGANRYLGYCDIPLVSIDFLGDPRSSIVDGPSTYVIGNVVKVLAWYDNEWGYSNRVLDLINHMAAREV; this is translated from the coding sequence ATGACAGTAAAAATCGGCATCAACGGGTTTGGACGTATCGGTCGCTGTGTGTTTCGTGCCATCGACAAGGACCCCGCATTCAAAAACATTCAAGTGGTGGCCATCAACGACCCGGCCCCCCGTTCCTCTCTCGTTCACCTGCTCAAGTATGACTCCATCTTCCGTACCATGGAAGGGGAAGTGAAGGAAACCGCCAACGGCATGTCCGTGAATGGTCGCGAAATCCGCTTCACCGGCGAGACCAAACCCGAAGCCCTGAAGTGGAACGAAGCCGGCGTGGACTACGTCATCGAAGCCTCCGGCCGGATGACCACCGCCGAAGCCGCCCAGCCCCATGTCAAAGCCGGTGCCAAGCGCGTGATCATTTCCGCTCCGGCCAAAGGGGGCGTCAAGACCTTCGTCATGGGTATCAACGAACACGAATACGATCCCCGTCAACACGTCGTGGTTTCCAATGCCTCCTGCACCACCAACTGTCTGGCCCCGGTGGTCAAGGTCATCCTGGAAAAATTTGGTGTGCAGAAGGGTCTGATCACCACCGTTCACTCCTACACCGGTGACCAGCGCCTGACCGACATGCCCCACTCCGATCCGCGCCGCGCCCGCGCCGCCAACCTCTCCATGATCCCCACATCCACCGGCGCTGCCAAAGCCATCGGTGAAGTGTTCCCCGCCCTGAAGGGAAAACTGGACGGCATGTCCCTGCGTGTGCCGACCCCCAACGTCTCCGTGGTGGATGCCACCATCATCACCGATAAAGAAACCAACGTCAAAGAGGTCCAGGATGCCCTGCGCGCCGGTGCCAACCGCTACCTCGGCTATTGCGACATTCCCCTGGTCTCCATCGACTTCCTCGGTGATCCCCGCTCCTCCATCGTGGACGGCCCCTCGACCTACGTCATCGGCAACGTCGTCAAAGTCCTGGCCTGGTACGACAACGAGTGGGGCTATTCCAACCGCGTGCTGGACCTGATCAACCACATGGCCGCTCGCGAAGTCTGA